Proteins co-encoded in one Pseudorhizobium banfieldiae genomic window:
- a CDS encoding MarR family winged helix-turn-helix transcriptional regulator, with amino-acid sequence MPDLIELPGHMIRRLQQIAVAVFQSELGAVGSDLTPVQYAALRTINERPGLDQATLAGLIAYDRATIGGVVERLLSKGLIVRDVNAIDRRARVLTIAPKGREMLDLVEPSVQRAQTVMLGGLDESEAAQFMRLLRKTITTGNES; translated from the coding sequence ATGCCCGATCTTATAGAATTGCCCGGCCATATGATCCGGCGCCTTCAGCAGATCGCAGTCGCCGTTTTCCAGAGCGAACTGGGCGCCGTTGGCAGCGATCTGACGCCGGTCCAGTATGCAGCGTTGAGAACCATCAACGAGCGGCCGGGACTCGATCAGGCAACATTGGCCGGCTTGATCGCCTATGACCGCGCGACGATCGGCGGGGTCGTCGAGCGACTGCTCTCAAAGGGCCTGATCGTCCGCGACGTGAACGCAATTGACAGGCGCGCTCGCGTCCTCACGATCGCGCCGAAGGGCCGCGAGATGCTCGACCTGGTCGAGCCAAGCGTGCAAAGGGCGCAGACTGTGATGCTGGGTGGGTTGGACGAGTCGGAGGCGGCACAGTTCATGCGCCTCCTGCGCAAGACCATCACGACCGGCAATGAGAGCTAA
- a CDS encoding tripartite tricarboxylate transporter permease: MDTILAGIVDAFTLINILHIAAGVALGIIVGAIPGLNAPMALAVAVPLTFYMNPLSAIAFLVGIAKGGAFGGAISAILLNTPGSPESTTTAFDGYPLAKQGKGLKALKMALYSSFTGDTFSDIVLFTVAAPMAILALRMGPPELAAVFAFSLTIIAGLAGNSLLRGLIAATAGAFVACVGLDIETAQPRMTFGIPELIEGVPLIPMTIGLLALSEILIQIEAFALRREVPSKRISAFSKSLPAEDRNVSWAEFWECRRTLLRSALIGTGVGALPGIGAIVAGFLGYGAAQRASDKPDEFGKGKLEGIAATEAANSAVNGANLIPLLALGIPGSLSAAILIGAFLIHGVTPGPMIFKDHGQLVYGIFAAMMMANFINFSIGNVGLRLFALIINVPKNVILPIVTAICLAGAYSNGNTMFAVAVMLVFSVVGYFMRKLDYPFATFIIGFALGRALEEAVRQTVLLYGSRPEALLTRPIFMGFVLLTLFIILRIIWRGQRRNAASGTSALV, from the coding sequence ATGGATACCATCCTTGCGGGCATTGTGGATGCCTTCACACTGATCAACATCCTGCACATTGCAGCTGGGGTCGCCCTGGGGATCATAGTGGGGGCCATTCCTGGCCTGAATGCCCCGATGGCGTTGGCTGTTGCTGTCCCCTTGACCTTCTACATGAATCCCTTGTCTGCTATCGCCTTTCTGGTCGGGATTGCGAAGGGTGGCGCGTTTGGCGGAGCGATTTCCGCAATCCTTTTGAACACGCCGGGATCCCCCGAAAGCACAACAACTGCCTTCGACGGTTATCCCTTGGCGAAGCAGGGCAAGGGGCTGAAGGCGCTCAAGATGGCGCTATACTCCTCCTTCACTGGGGATACGTTTAGCGACATTGTACTATTCACTGTTGCTGCGCCGATGGCCATTCTGGCGCTTAGGATGGGGCCGCCCGAACTTGCGGCGGTCTTCGCCTTCTCGCTGACAATCATTGCAGGTTTGGCGGGCAATTCCCTCTTGCGTGGGCTGATAGCAGCCACGGCGGGAGCTTTCGTTGCCTGCGTTGGCCTGGACATCGAAACGGCGCAGCCACGAATGACATTCGGTATCCCAGAACTGATTGAGGGCGTGCCTCTGATCCCGATGACGATCGGCCTGCTCGCCTTGTCTGAGATACTGATCCAGATCGAAGCATTCGCTCTAAGACGCGAGGTGCCGTCGAAGCGGATATCCGCATTTTCCAAATCGCTTCCGGCCGAAGACCGCAATGTCAGCTGGGCGGAATTCTGGGAGTGTCGAAGGACACTTCTGAGGTCAGCGTTGATAGGAACGGGCGTGGGCGCACTGCCAGGGATCGGCGCCATCGTCGCAGGCTTCCTCGGCTACGGGGCAGCTCAACGCGCATCTGACAAGCCAGACGAGTTTGGCAAGGGCAAGCTGGAGGGGATCGCCGCAACCGAGGCTGCGAACAGCGCGGTCAACGGCGCGAATCTGATCCCACTGCTCGCGCTTGGCATTCCGGGAAGCCTCTCTGCGGCGATTCTAATCGGCGCCTTTCTCATTCATGGGGTGACGCCAGGGCCCATGATCTTCAAGGATCACGGTCAGCTGGTCTATGGCATCTTCGCAGCCATGATGATGGCAAACTTCATCAACTTCTCCATCGGTAACGTGGGCTTGAGGTTGTTTGCCCTGATCATCAACGTGCCGAAGAATGTCATCTTGCCGATCGTGACGGCGATCTGCCTCGCGGGCGCCTACTCAAACGGCAATACCATGTTTGCAGTCGCGGTGATGCTGGTGTTCTCCGTGGTCGGCTACTTTATGCGCAAGTTGGACTACCCGTTTGCTACCTTCATCATTGGCTTTGCCCTCGGCAGGGCCCTGGAGGAGGCGGTTCGCCAGACGGTCCTACTGTATGGAAGTCGTCCAGAGGCACTGCTGACACGGCCGATCTTCATGGGCTTCGTCTTGCTGACCCTCTTCATCATCTTGCGCATCATCTGGCGTGGGCAACGCCGAAATGCCGCATCAGGCACAAGTGCCCTCGTCTAA
- a CDS encoding FAD-binding monooxygenase translates to MQFHLNGFRTGDPSIQVAADRQVLPANGSGIEDVDVLIIGCGPAGLTLAAQLAVFSDIRTMIVDQKEGPLRLGQADGIACRTMEMFQAFGFAEKVEKEAYWVNETTFWKPDPKRPEHIARSGRIQDTEDGLSEFPHVILNQARVHDFYLETMRNSPTRLEPTYRRQLLDLKIDESAMDYSVIARLSRLGDTQSDAVETIRARYVVGCDGARSAVRHSIGRSLKGDSANQAWGVMDVLAVSDFPDIRFKAAIHSANEGSVLIIPREGGYLVRLYIELDKLNENERVASRNITAEHLIAAAQRILRPYTLDVKEIAWWSVYEIGQRLCDRFDDVIEGSDKPPRVFIAGDACHTHSPKAGQGMNVSMQDSFNLGWKLASVIRGLADERILATYSQERQAVAKELIDFDREFAKMFSARPKTREDDEEGIEPAEFQRYFVKQGRFTAGTATCYRQSLLTGSTEHQSLAAGFCVGTRFHSAPVIRYADAKTVELGHTVEADGRFRLFAFEGTGEPGAIRRLCDYLADDPGSPILRFTPKGADIDSVIDLRAIFQSGHRDLERNKLHPLLLPRKGRYGLIDHEKVFCPDLKAGPDIFDLRAIDRHRGCLIVVRPDQYVAQVIPLDAYDTLAAYFDEFLVQRPHRQAIV, encoded by the coding sequence ATGCAGTTTCATCTTAACGGCTTCCGCACCGGGGACCCTAGCATTCAGGTCGCCGCAGATCGGCAAGTATTGCCGGCGAACGGGTCGGGTATCGAAGACGTCGATGTGCTGATTATCGGCTGCGGCCCGGCCGGGCTCACGCTTGCGGCTCAGCTGGCGGTCTTCTCCGACATCCGCACCATGATCGTCGACCAGAAGGAGGGGCCGTTGCGCCTGGGACAGGCGGACGGGATCGCCTGCCGCACGATGGAGATGTTCCAGGCGTTCGGTTTTGCAGAGAAGGTGGAAAAGGAGGCGTACTGGGTGAATGAGACGACCTTTTGGAAGCCCGATCCGAAACGCCCCGAGCACATAGCTCGCAGCGGTCGGATACAGGACACCGAGGACGGTCTCTCGGAATTTCCCCATGTTATCCTCAACCAGGCTCGCGTTCATGATTTCTATTTGGAAACCATGCGCAATTCGCCTACTCGCCTCGAGCCGACGTATCGGCGCCAGTTGCTCGATCTGAAGATCGACGAGAGTGCCATGGACTATTCGGTCATTGCACGACTCTCACGTCTCGGCGACACGCAGTCGGACGCGGTGGAAACGATCAGGGCCCGCTACGTGGTGGGCTGCGATGGCGCGCGCAGCGCGGTGAGACATTCCATCGGCAGGTCCCTCAAAGGCGATTCCGCCAATCAGGCCTGGGGTGTGATGGACGTTCTGGCAGTGTCAGATTTTCCTGATATCCGCTTCAAGGCGGCAATTCACTCTGCCAATGAAGGCAGCGTACTGATCATCCCACGTGAGGGCGGTTATCTCGTTCGCCTCTATATCGAGCTAGACAAGCTCAACGAAAACGAGCGTGTGGCGAGCCGCAATATCACTGCGGAACATCTGATTGCCGCCGCACAACGGATCCTTCGTCCCTATACGCTTGACGTGAAGGAGATTGCCTGGTGGTCGGTCTATGAGATCGGCCAGCGCCTGTGCGATCGTTTTGATGACGTGATCGAAGGTTCAGACAAGCCGCCGAGGGTCTTCATCGCAGGAGACGCGTGCCACACCCATAGCCCCAAGGCCGGTCAGGGCATGAACGTTTCCATGCAGGACAGCTTCAATCTCGGCTGGAAACTTGCCAGCGTTATCCGAGGTCTGGCCGATGAGCGGATACTCGCCACCTACTCACAGGAACGGCAGGCGGTCGCAAAGGAACTTATCGACTTCGACCGTGAATTTGCCAAGATGTTCAGCGCTCGCCCGAAAACCCGAGAGGACGACGAAGAGGGCATCGAACCCGCCGAATTCCAGCGCTATTTCGTCAAGCAAGGTCGGTTTACCGCAGGTACCGCGACCTGCTATCGGCAGTCGCTACTCACGGGCAGCACCGAACACCAGAGCCTAGCGGCCGGGTTCTGTGTCGGAACACGGTTTCATTCTGCTCCGGTCATACGTTATGCCGATGCGAAAACTGTGGAACTCGGCCACACCGTTGAAGCGGACGGGCGTTTCCGGCTGTTTGCGTTCGAAGGCACCGGTGAGCCCGGAGCCATTCGGCGATTGTGTGATTATCTCGCCGATGATCCGGGTTCACCCATCCTGCGTTTCACGCCGAAGGGAGCCGACATCGATTCGGTAATCGACCTGCGCGCCATATTCCAGAGCGGTCACCGTGATCTGGAGCGCAATAAGCTTCATCCGCTGCTCCTGCCGCGAAAGGGACGATATGGGCTGATAGATCATGAGAAGGTCTTCTGTCCCGACCTCAAGGCAGGTCCAGACATCTTCGATTTGCGGGCCATCGACCGACACCGAGGGTGCCTCATCGTGGTGCGCCCCGACCAGTACGTCGCCCAGGTCATTCCCCTCGACGCGTATGACACGCTTGCCGCATATTTCGACGAATTTCTGGTTCAAAGGCCGCACCGGCAGGCGATAGTATAG
- a CDS encoding AbrB family transcriptional regulator, with protein sequence MILHPSGKRLVRKAVTLGIGLVGGLVALIVGAPLPWLIGAQLALCLVALSGIQILGGAPEWPQKSRSLFFPVLGVMIGAAFSADILREIPGWWPALIAVTLFLLVAQAVVYLLFRHVGGYDRATAFFSSFPGGFVEAAVLGREAGAIERLVTLQHFLRVSLIVLLMPLIFWALSGHRVGSAAGLPTSDVNLTLGSATLLVAAGLIGSFIGPWLRFPAPEVSGPLSVSAVFHSAGLIEGSIPPIMLSLTQLVIGTSLGVGFVGIAGREFMRGVGLALAAFALVLGLAACSAWLIAPALETPKEAIILAFVPGGLAEMSLIALTLNLSVPFVILIHFYRILFTLGVIPQLARRVIDRSGA encoded by the coding sequence ATGATCTTGCATCCCTCGGGCAAGCGGCTCGTGCGCAAAGCCGTAACGCTAGGTATCGGTCTCGTTGGTGGCCTCGTAGCCTTGATCGTGGGCGCGCCGCTCCCCTGGCTTATCGGTGCCCAGCTGGCCTTGTGCCTTGTGGCCCTATCTGGAATTCAAATACTGGGGGGGGCGCCGGAATGGCCGCAGAAGAGCCGAAGCTTGTTCTTCCCGGTGCTCGGCGTGATGATAGGAGCTGCCTTCAGCGCAGATATATTGCGAGAGATCCCAGGTTGGTGGCCGGCGCTGATTGCAGTGACGCTGTTTCTGCTGGTGGCGCAGGCGGTAGTATACCTCCTGTTCCGGCATGTGGGCGGCTACGATCGCGCAACGGCATTCTTTTCCTCGTTCCCTGGGGGCTTTGTGGAGGCCGCGGTGTTGGGACGTGAGGCCGGTGCCATCGAGCGGCTGGTCACATTGCAGCACTTCTTGCGCGTCTCTCTGATCGTATTGCTGATGCCGCTGATTTTCTGGGCGCTCAGCGGTCATCGCGTCGGCAGCGCAGCAGGACTCCCAACATCCGACGTGAACCTCACGCTTGGAAGTGCGACCCTGCTGGTGGCGGCCGGCCTAATCGGATCATTCATCGGGCCATGGCTCCGTTTTCCCGCGCCCGAGGTGTCGGGGCCTTTGTCGGTGAGTGCCGTATTCCATTCGGCAGGCCTGATCGAGGGTTCTATCCCTCCGATTATGCTCAGCCTGACGCAATTGGTCATTGGCACATCCCTCGGCGTGGGTTTCGTTGGGATTGCTGGACGAGAATTCATGCGAGGCGTGGGATTGGCCTTGGCGGCATTCGCGTTAGTATTAGGGCTTGCCGCTTGCTCGGCATGGTTGATTGCTCCGGCATTGGAGACGCCCAAGGAAGCGATCATCTTGGCATTCGTCCCAGGCGGTCTGGCGGAGATGAGCCTGATTGCTCTGACCCTGAACCTGAGCGTGCCGTTCGTCATCTTGATCCACTTTTATCGCATCCTCTTCACTTTGGGTGTCATTCCACAGCTGGCTCGAAGGGTGATCGACAGAAGCGGCGCCTGA
- a CDS encoding aldehyde dehydrogenase family protein: MTRPILPSNRSLYYGGAWHLPLAGGSRTCSSPATGETYGEVAVGDADDMEAAIRSAYAAFPEWRDTPPLTRAKALRQIAQVMRDNREDLALLDAAESGNPVAAMIRDVDIAADLLDFFAGLVTEMKGDSIPMGPNAINFTVREPHGVVGRIVAFNHPLMFCGAKMAAPLAAGNTLVLKPAEQAPLSVLRFIELIEGILPPGVFNVVNGGAEAGALLASHPKVAMVGLIGSVPTGRAVMTGAAATIKPVLLELGGKNALIACPDADLDKTAAGIIAGMNFAWCGQSCGSTSRAFVHADIYDAVLERVVARAGEFIPGDPTDPETTMGAVISRRQYDRILKFIEIAKAEGARLIHGGEPAQVWGHPDGNFIQPTIFADVTPDMTIAREEIFGPVLSVLKWSEEATLMEHVNAVDYGLTCSIWTQDLARAHRLARLVDAGFVWVNKSSSHFLGAPFGGVKQSGIGREESLGELLSFTREKNLHLAFD, translated from the coding sequence GTGACACGACCCATCCTCCCCTCAAATCGCAGCCTGTACTATGGAGGTGCCTGGCACCTTCCATTGGCCGGCGGAAGTCGAACCTGTTCAAGCCCGGCCACGGGTGAAACCTACGGCGAGGTGGCTGTTGGCGACGCGGATGACATGGAAGCCGCAATCCGGTCTGCCTATGCCGCCTTTCCTGAATGGCGCGACACGCCGCCGCTGACGCGCGCAAAGGCGTTACGCCAGATTGCCCAGGTGATGCGCGACAACCGCGAGGATCTAGCACTTCTGGACGCCGCAGAGAGCGGTAATCCGGTGGCAGCGATGATACGGGATGTCGATATTGCGGCCGACCTGCTCGACTTCTTTGCGGGGCTTGTGACCGAAATGAAGGGCGACAGCATCCCGATGGGACCCAATGCGATCAACTTCACGGTGCGTGAGCCTCACGGCGTGGTGGGGCGGATCGTCGCCTTCAATCATCCGCTGATGTTCTGCGGTGCCAAGATGGCCGCTCCGTTGGCCGCTGGCAACACGCTCGTGCTCAAGCCCGCCGAACAGGCACCTCTTTCGGTTCTCCGGTTCATTGAGTTGATCGAGGGGATACTACCACCAGGCGTCTTCAATGTAGTGAATGGCGGGGCCGAAGCGGGAGCACTACTGGCTTCGCATCCCAAGGTGGCAATGGTTGGTTTGATTGGGTCAGTCCCAACCGGACGTGCGGTCATGACCGGTGCGGCGGCGACGATCAAGCCGGTACTGCTGGAGTTAGGGGGCAAGAATGCCTTGATTGCCTGCCCGGATGCGGATCTCGACAAGACCGCGGCCGGGATAATTGCGGGAATGAACTTTGCCTGGTGCGGGCAGTCCTGCGGATCAACCAGCCGCGCTTTCGTACATGCCGACATCTACGATGCTGTACTGGAGCGAGTCGTGGCACGTGCGGGTGAATTCATCCCGGGCGACCCAACGGATCCGGAGACAACCATGGGCGCGGTGATAAGTCGTCGCCAGTACGACCGGATCCTAAAATTTATCGAGATAGCAAAGGCCGAGGGCGCCCGGCTAATCCATGGGGGTGAGCCCGCGCAGGTCTGGGGCCATCCCGATGGAAATTTCATCCAACCGACGATCTTTGCCGATGTCACCCCAGACATGACCATTGCACGCGAGGAGATATTCGGACCGGTTCTTTCCGTTCTCAAATGGTCTGAGGAGGCGACGTTGATGGAGCACGTGAATGCCGTCGACTACGGCCTGACCTGCTCAATCTGGACCCAGGACCTTGCGCGGGCACACAGGCTGGCCAGGCTCGTCGACGCCGGATTCGTGTGGGTGAACAAATCCAGTTCGCATTTCCTCGGCGCACCTTTCGGAGGAGTCAAGCAATCCGGCATCGGACGGGAGGAAAGCCTTGGGGAGTTACTCAGCTTCACACGCGAAAAAAACCTGCATCTGGCCTTCGATTAG